In Pseudomonas sp. MYb327, one DNA window encodes the following:
- a CDS encoding amino acid adenylation domain-containing protein yields MNAEDSLKLARRFIGLPLEKRQMFLAALQKEGVDFARFPIPAGVDAEDRQALSYAQQRMWFLWQLDPQSGAYNLPGAVRLTGRLNLPALEQAFASLAARHETLRTVFQRQADDSLLQMPTTEPLVIAHADLGTLPATEREQAVARAAEQQSVIPFDLGTGPLLRVNLLKLADQEHVLLLTLHHIVSDGWSMNVLIDEFIRCYDAFDVGAQPQLSPLPIEYSDYALWQRRWLEAGEQARQLNYWQAQLGDEHPVLELPTDHPRPAMPSNRGTRYEFAVDPQLAEQLRVTAQKHNVTLFMLLLGAFNVLLHRYTGQTDIRVGVPIANRNRAEIEGLIGFFVNTQVLRTQLDGQTRVDDLLRSIKETALGAQAHQDLPFERLVEALKLERSLSHTPLFQVMYNHQPQVADISMVTTKSGLALGLIEWQGRTTQFDLTLDTYEKGGKLHAALTYANDLFDAATITRMARHWTHLLQGMVGDSQQRISDLPLLEQAEYQRIVHEWNLADDSFAQELCIHELIAQQVAATPNARAVSFANRQLTYGELDTQANRLAHKLIELGVGPEVRVGVAMLRSEHLLIALLAVLKAGGAYVPLDPDYPAERVAYMLEDSRALVLLTEHGVAATLNVTADTQVLLMDDAEWLAAYPSSAPVTRVKPDNLAYVIYTSGSTGKPKGVAIAHRNVLALIDWSKSVYSRDDIQGVLASTSVCFDLSVWELFVTLANGGSVIIARNALELPQLPARDQVRLINTVPSAINALQRDGQIPPSVRIINLAGEPLKQSLVDALYQQPTVEHVYDLYGPSEDTTYSTWTRREAGGRANIGRPLKHTASYLLDADLQPVPQGVSAELYLSGAGITRGYLSRPSLTAEKYVPNPFASNGERLYRTGDLTRYQADGSLQYVGRIDHQVKVRGLRIELGEIEAQLLQQDAVRELAVLAQEGANGQQLVAYIVPSEPELLGDTDAQAALRESLKAALRQHLPDYMVPAFLLFLAALPLTPNGKLDRKALPAVDGSQQQREHIAPRSGLEKSLAAIWQDVLAIDNIGLEDNFFELGGDSIVSMQVVSRARQAGIVLSPKDLFQHQTIRSLAQAARSGQQQLIDQGPAVGAVALAPVQQWFFEQDIPQRQHWNQSLLLVPREPLNVVALDRALEQLLTHHDSLRLRYQQTANGWQQAYAAPTTDSVLWQRQAQSVEELNTLCNEAQRSLGLQSGPLIRALFIAMADGSERLLLVIHHLAVDGVSWRVLLEDLQQFYNGGVAPAKTSSYQRWVARLQDHLPTFENSLGHWKAQLQGAPNNLPCERPSGALENRFEEKLELKLDTEQTRKLLQQAPAAYRTQVNDLLLTALARAVCRWSGQGSSLIQLEGHGREDLFDDIDLTRTVGWFTSLFPVNLTPAVDLGDSIKSIKEQLRSVPDKGLGYGALRYLGTAQVCAELAALPQPRITFNYLGQFDRQFDDGALFTPSTEGNGVAQDPSAPLGNWLVVEGQVYGGELSLSWGFSREMFDTATIQRLADDYAQELNALIEHCCTLPEPQATPSDFPLARINQVQLDALPIAVTNLEDLYPLSPMQQGMLFHTLYEPQVGAYISQLRLDIQGLDPERFANAWQAALERHDILRSSFHWQGLDTAHQAIARQVTLPLQVLEATDTDALADAERAEEFALGRAPLFRLKLVRKGSQDWHLIYTSHHILMDGWSNAQLLAEVIQHYAAGQPLPAPTGQYRDYLGWLQRQSAPAGEQFWKAALAPLEAPTLLAEALRPPVGAEGIEEHHVALDSRATGHLADFARQQKVTLNTVLQAAWSLLLQRYTDQDCVVFGATVAGRSAPLPGIEEQLGLFINTLPLVCAMKPDQTVSQWLGELQGLNLAMREFEHVPLYDIQGWAGQQAFEKRSSALFDSLMVFENFPVAEALKQGAPAGLWFGNLHNHERTHYPLTLGVELGEGLGLDFSYDAARFSAAQVVQLSANLQHLLAQLVASPDAVLGSLELLDLEGKSAVLAISQPAAVELSTTGLVHEQIAAQAAATPHALALQVDGHSLSYGQLNAQANRLAHRLIENAAGPGKRVGLALRRGPQLIVSLLAVLKSGAAYVPLDPNYPTERLAYMIEDSRLDVLLCESGLLDHMPLPAGLTRLRLDDSVGYAESDPHNQALAEDLAYIIYTSGSTGQPKGVAIAHGALREFCQSAADYSTLSAADRVLQFATFSFDGFVEQCFPALCVGAALVMRDNELWDAGRLAAEIVDQGVTVADLPAAYWFLLAGECASGAVPNLGDLRQVHVGGEAMSVEGLRLWHQAGLSHVRLLNTYGPTEATVVSSVHECRLQDASDAFGIPIGRAIPGRALYVLDSAGQLLPADGVGELCIGAPACLAQSYFDRPALTAERFLPDPFAREPGARLYRSGDLARYNAKGDLEYVGRIDHQVKIRGFRIEMGEIEACLQAREDVREAAVIAQDGTQLVAYVVPSGAVVSQADYLEQLKTVLRESLPEYMVPSHLILLDKLPLNNNGKLDRRTLPRAETVDAQREFVAPAQGLETQLALIWQDVLQVERVGRDDNFFELGGHSLLVLQVISRVRQQLQLELSVSSLFSAANLAQFAQRAARAETSGQPALERAAADQPRILSYAQQRQWILWQLDPQSSAYNIPAALRLKGSLNRQAMRVAFTQLQTRHETLRTTFEQDGQQARPLVHVEMALQLNERSVADSLINDAVAEEIARPFELRNGPLWRVLLLQIGAEDHVLVLTVHHIAADGWSMQVMVDEFSALYQAAVAGSAANLNSLPVDYSDYARWQRDWLEAGEGARQLAWWREQLDGSQAPLELPSDLTRPARRSGRGATLALNIDGELLAGLRQRAQDEQVTLFMLLLASFQTLLHRQSGQSSISVGVPGAGRSRLETEGLIGFFINTQVLRAEIDGQLSFSTLLQQVKQVALGAQAHQDLPFEQLVDALQPDRSLNHSPLFQVLYNHQQQLGDSVERAVADLQVERLHWQQHTAQFDLVLDTQEQGDGLDASLSYATDLYDEASMQRFAEQWLNLLRAVVVDPQQRVAELPLLQAQEYDGLIQHWNPTFEAQPPSPTLHQLFEAQAAQRPDAIALSCEGEHLSYAALNAQANRLAHKLREQGVGPEVRVGIATERAMPLVVGLLAILKAGGAYVPLDPQYPAERLSYMIEDSGIALLLTQQHLIDGLPARDDVQVLSLESLQLDTYGSENPPTLASADNLAYVIYTSGSTGRPKGALLSHGNVGRLLTATAAEFNFGADDVWTLFHSYAFDFSVWELFGSLCTGGRLVIVPYDISREPQAFHRLLCDEGVTVLSQTPTAFRQLLPIACASPRNLALRQVIFGGEALEVASLRPWFERFGDQQPTLVNMYGITETTVHVTYRAIRLADLDGKALSPIGLPIRDLRWYLLDSQLQPVPVGVAGELYIAGAGLSRGYHGRFGLTAERFVPSPFDAGQRLYRSGDLARQRVDGSIDYLGRIDQQVKIRGFRIELGEIEAALLAQPGVRQAVLSVHAGDGGPQLCAYLVAEQTPFDPINWRDNLRAALKVDLPEYMVPSHWLLLDELPLTGNGKLDRKALPLPDAQEWQRPFEAPEGDREQQLAAIWADVLGVAQIGRRDNFFELGGHSLLAAQASARVELELGIELPLRALFESTDLQAYAAMAGQHAPTDNDARLDALESLLDEMEIN; encoded by the coding sequence ATGAATGCTGAAGACTCCTTGAAACTAGCTCGCCGGTTTATCGGGTTGCCCCTGGAAAAGCGCCAGATGTTCCTTGCGGCCTTGCAAAAGGAGGGCGTTGATTTTGCCCGGTTTCCGATTCCTGCCGGCGTCGACGCGGAGGATCGCCAGGCGCTGTCGTACGCCCAGCAACGTATGTGGTTTCTCTGGCAACTGGACCCGCAAAGCGGCGCCTATAACCTGCCGGGCGCTGTGCGGTTGACCGGTCGTTTGAACCTGCCAGCGCTGGAACAGGCGTTTGCCAGCCTGGCGGCGCGCCATGAAACCTTGCGCACCGTTTTCCAGCGTCAGGCCGATGACAGCTTGCTGCAAATGCCGACCACTGAACCGCTGGTGATCGCCCATGCGGATCTCGGCACCTTGCCGGCCACCGAGCGCGAGCAGGCCGTGGCTCGGGCCGCCGAGCAGCAATCGGTGATACCGTTCGATCTGGGCACCGGCCCTTTGCTGCGGGTCAACTTGCTCAAACTCGCCGATCAGGAACACGTGCTGCTGCTAACCCTGCACCACATCGTGTCCGATGGCTGGTCGATGAACGTGCTGATCGACGAATTCATCCGCTGCTACGACGCCTTTGATGTCGGCGCTCAACCGCAACTCTCACCATTGCCGATCGAGTACAGCGACTACGCCTTGTGGCAGCGCCGCTGGCTGGAGGCCGGCGAACAGGCGCGGCAACTGAATTACTGGCAGGCGCAACTGGGCGATGAGCATCCGGTACTGGAACTGCCTACCGATCATCCGCGCCCGGCGATGCCGAGCAATCGCGGCACCCGTTACGAGTTTGCTGTCGACCCACAACTGGCCGAGCAACTGCGCGTCACCGCACAGAAGCACAACGTCACCCTGTTCATGCTGTTGCTTGGCGCATTCAACGTGCTGCTGCATCGCTACACCGGGCAGACCGATATCCGCGTTGGCGTGCCGATTGCCAACCGCAACCGCGCCGAGATCGAAGGCTTGATCGGCTTCTTCGTCAACACTCAGGTGTTGCGCACGCAACTGGACGGCCAGACTCGCGTCGACGATCTCCTGCGCTCCATCAAAGAGACTGCTCTCGGCGCCCAGGCCCATCAGGACCTGCCATTCGAGCGTCTGGTCGAAGCCTTGAAACTGGAGCGCAGCCTCAGCCATACGCCATTGTTCCAGGTGATGTACAACCACCAGCCGCAAGTCGCGGACATCTCCATGGTGACGACAAAGTCTGGCCTGGCGCTGGGCTTAATCGAGTGGCAAGGACGCACCACCCAGTTCGACCTGACCCTCGATACGTATGAAAAGGGCGGCAAGCTGCACGCCGCGCTGACCTACGCCAACGACCTGTTCGACGCCGCGACCATCACGCGCATGGCACGACACTGGACGCACCTGCTGCAAGGCATGGTCGGCGATTCGCAGCAGCGCATCAGCGATTTGCCATTGCTGGAGCAGGCTGAGTATCAGCGCATCGTCCATGAGTGGAATCTGGCTGACGACAGCTTCGCGCAGGAGTTGTGCATTCATGAGTTGATCGCCCAACAGGTCGCCGCAACCCCGAATGCACGGGCAGTGAGCTTCGCCAACAGGCAGTTGACCTACGGCGAACTCGACACTCAGGCCAATCGCCTGGCGCACAAACTGATCGAACTCGGTGTGGGTCCGGAAGTCCGGGTCGGAGTCGCGATGCTGCGTTCCGAACATCTGCTGATCGCATTGCTGGCGGTGCTCAAGGCCGGTGGCGCCTACGTCCCGCTGGACCCGGATTACCCTGCTGAACGCGTCGCCTACATGCTCGAAGACAGCCGCGCGTTGGTGCTGCTGACCGAACACGGTGTCGCCGCGACACTGAACGTGACCGCCGACACCCAAGTGTTGCTGATGGACGATGCCGAATGGCTGGCCGCTTACCCATCCAGCGCCCCGGTCACCCGCGTCAAGCCGGATAACCTGGCCTACGTCATCTACACCTCGGGCTCCACCGGCAAGCCCAAAGGCGTAGCCATCGCCCACCGCAACGTGTTGGCGCTGATCGACTGGTCGAAATCGGTCTACAGCCGCGACGACATCCAGGGCGTACTGGCCTCGACCTCGGTGTGCTTCGACCTGTCGGTGTGGGAGCTGTTCGTCACCCTGGCCAACGGCGGCTCGGTGATCATCGCCCGTAATGCCCTGGAGTTGCCGCAATTGCCGGCCCGGGATCAGGTGCGCCTGATCAACACCGTGCCCTCGGCGATTAACGCCTTGCAGCGCGACGGGCAGATTCCGCCGAGCGTGCGCATCATTAACCTCGCCGGTGAGCCGCTGAAGCAAAGTCTGGTCGACGCGCTGTACCAGCAGCCGACCGTCGAGCACGTCTACGACCTCTACGGCCCATCGGAAGACACCACCTATTCGACCTGGACCCGTCGCGAAGCCGGGGGCCGCGCCAACATCGGTCGTCCGCTCAAGCACACCGCCAGTTATCTGCTCGATGCCGACCTGCAACCGGTGCCGCAAGGCGTGTCCGCCGAGCTGTACCTGAGCGGCGCCGGCATCACTCGCGGCTACCTGTCGCGCCCGAGCCTGACCGCCGAAAAATACGTGCCGAACCCATTCGCCAGTAACGGCGAACGCCTGTACCGCACCGGTGACCTGACCCGTTATCAGGCCGACGGCAGTTTGCAATACGTCGGTCGTATCGATCATCAGGTCAAGGTGCGCGGCTTGCGCATCGAACTGGGCGAAATCGAAGCGCAGTTGTTGCAGCAGGACGCCGTGCGCGAACTGGCAGTACTCGCGCAGGAGGGCGCCAACGGTCAGCAATTGGTGGCCTACATCGTGCCGAGCGAACCGGAATTGTTGGGCGACACCGATGCTCAAGCGGCCCTGCGCGAATCCCTGAAAGCCGCGCTGCGCCAGCACCTGCCGGATTACATGGTCCCGGCGTTCCTGCTGTTCCTCGCAGCACTGCCGCTGACGCCCAACGGCAAGCTCGATCGCAAGGCCTTGCCAGCGGTGGATGGCAGCCAGCAACAGCGCGAACACATCGCCCCGCGCAGCGGTCTGGAAAAGTCCCTCGCGGCAATCTGGCAGGACGTGCTGGCCATCGACAACATCGGCCTGGAAGACAATTTCTTCGAACTGGGCGGCGATTCCATCGTGTCGATGCAAGTGGTCAGCCGCGCCCGCCAGGCCGGCATTGTGTTGAGCCCCAAGGACCTGTTCCAGCACCAGACCATTCGCAGTCTTGCCCAAGCGGCGCGCAGCGGTCAGCAGCAATTGATCGACCAAGGCCCAGCGGTGGGTGCGGTGGCGCTGGCGCCGGTGCAGCAGTGGTTCTTCGAACAAGACATCCCGCAGCGTCAACACTGGAACCAGTCGCTATTGCTGGTACCGCGCGAGCCGTTGAACGTCGTGGCGCTGGATCGCGCCCTGGAGCAACTGCTGACTCATCACGACAGTTTGCGCCTGCGTTACCAGCAGACCGCCAACGGTTGGCAGCAAGCCTACGCGGCGCCGACCACCGACTCAGTGCTGTGGCAACGGCAGGCGCAGTCGGTCGAAGAACTCAACACCTTGTGCAACGAAGCCCAGCGCAGTCTCGGCTTGCAGAGCGGGCCGTTGATTCGCGCGCTGTTTATCGCCATGGCCGACGGCAGCGAGCGTTTGCTGCTGGTCATCCACCATTTGGCCGTGGACGGGGTGTCTTGGCGCGTGCTGCTGGAAGACCTTCAACAGTTCTACAACGGCGGCGTTGCGCCGGCGAAAACCAGCAGCTATCAGCGCTGGGTTGCCCGTTTGCAGGACCACCTACCAACGTTTGAAAACAGCCTCGGTCATTGGAAGGCCCAATTGCAGGGTGCACCGAATAATCTGCCCTGCGAACGTCCGAGCGGCGCGCTGGAAAACCGTTTCGAGGAAAAACTCGAACTCAAGCTCGACACCGAACAAACCCGCAAGCTGCTACAACAAGCCCCGGCGGCCTATCGCACCCAGGTCAACGACCTGCTGTTGACCGCACTGGCGCGCGCGGTTTGCCGCTGGAGCGGGCAGGGCAGTTCGCTGATCCAGCTCGAAGGCCATGGCCGTGAAGACCTGTTCGATGACATTGACCTGACCCGCACCGTGGGTTGGTTTACCAGTCTGTTCCCGGTCAACCTGACACCGGCAGTTGACCTCGGCGATTCGATCAAAAGCATCAAGGAGCAACTGCGCAGCGTGCCGGACAAAGGTCTGGGCTACGGCGCGTTGCGTTACCTCGGCACTGCGCAGGTTTGCGCCGAACTGGCCGCGTTGCCGCAACCGCGCATCACCTTCAACTATCTGGGGCAGTTCGACCGGCAGTTCGACGACGGCGCGTTGTTCACCCCGTCCACCGAAGGCAACGGCGTGGCGCAGGATCCATCGGCCCCGCTGGGCAACTGGCTGGTGGTCGAAGGCCAGGTCTATGGCGGCGAGTTGTCCCTGAGCTGGGGCTTCAGCCGCGAGATGTTTGACACCGCGACTATCCAGCGTCTGGCCGACGATTACGCGCAGGAACTCAACGCGCTGATCGAGCATTGCTGCACGCTGCCAGAGCCCCAAGCCACGCCGTCGGATTTCCCACTGGCGCGCATCAACCAAGTGCAACTCGACGCATTGCCGATTGCCGTTACGAACCTCGAAGACCTCTATCCGCTGTCGCCGATGCAGCAGGGCATGTTGTTCCACACCCTGTACGAGCCGCAGGTCGGCGCCTACATCAGCCAGTTGCGCCTGGACATTCAGGGCCTCGACCCGGAACGTTTCGCCAACGCCTGGCAAGCCGCGCTGGAACGACACGACATCCTGCGCAGCAGCTTCCACTGGCAGGGCCTCGACACCGCGCATCAAGCGATTGCCCGTCAGGTGACGCTGCCGCTGCAAGTGCTTGAAGCGACCGACACCGACGCATTGGCCGACGCCGAACGTGCAGAAGAATTTGCCTTGGGCCGCGCGCCGCTGTTCCGCTTGAAACTGGTTCGCAAAGGCTCCCAGGACTGGCACCTGATCTACACCAGCCATCACATTTTGATGGACGGCTGGAGCAACGCGCAGTTGCTCGCCGAAGTGATCCAGCATTACGCCGCCGGCCAGCCGCTGCCGGCGCCGACCGGGCAATATCGAGATTACCTGGGCTGGTTGCAGCGGCAATCGGCGCCTGCTGGCGAGCAGTTCTGGAAAGCCGCATTGGCTCCGTTGGAAGCTCCGACGCTGCTGGCCGAAGCCTTGCGTCCACCGGTCGGCGCAGAGGGTATCGAGGAACATCACGTCGCCCTCGATAGTCGCGCAACCGGGCATCTGGCCGACTTCGCCCGTCAGCAGAAAGTCACCCTCAACACCGTTCTGCAAGCGGCGTGGAGCCTGTTGCTGCAACGCTACACTGACCAGGATTGCGTGGTGTTCGGCGCTACCGTCGCCGGGCGTTCGGCACCGTTGCCGGGGATTGAGGAACAGCTCGGCTTGTTCATCAATACCCTGCCTCTGGTCTGCGCGATGAAGCCGGACCAGACCGTCAGTCAATGGCTCGGCGAGTTGCAAGGCCTGAACCTGGCCATGCGCGAGTTCGAGCACGTGCCGCTGTACGACATTCAGGGTTGGGCGGGCCAGCAGGCATTTGAAAAGAGGAGTTCGGCGCTGTTCGACAGCCTGATGGTGTTCGAAAACTTCCCGGTGGCCGAAGCGTTGAAGCAGGGTGCGCCGGCCGGGTTGTGGTTCGGCAACCTGCACAACCACGAACGCACGCACTATCCGCTGACCCTCGGCGTTGAATTGGGCGAAGGACTGGGACTGGATTTCAGCTACGACGCGGCGAGGTTCAGTGCGGCGCAGGTCGTGCAGTTGTCGGCCAATTTGCAGCACTTGTTGGCGCAATTGGTGGCGTCGCCGGATGCGGTACTCGGTTCCCTGGAATTACTCGATCTCGAAGGCAAAAGCGCGGTACTCGCGATCAGCCAGCCAGCGGCGGTTGAGTTATCCACAACAGGTTTGGTACACGAGCAAATCGCGGCTCAGGCTGCGGCAACGCCGCATGCGCTGGCGTTGCAGGTCGATGGGCATTCCTTGAGCTACGGTCAGTTGAACGCTCAGGCCAACCGTCTCGCCCATCGTTTGATTGAAAACGCTGCCGGTCCCGGTAAGCGCGTGGGTCTTGCATTGCGTCGCGGCCCGCAACTGATCGTCAGCCTGCTCGCCGTGCTGAAAAGCGGCGCGGCCTATGTGCCACTGGACCCGAATTACCCGACCGAACGCCTGGCCTACATGATCGAGGACAGCCGTCTCGATGTGCTGCTATGCGAGTCCGGTTTGCTTGACCACATGCCTTTGCCCGCAGGACTTACGCGTCTGCGCCTCGACGATAGCGTTGGTTATGCGGAAAGCGATCCGCACAACCAGGCGCTTGCCGAAGACCTCGCCTACATCATCTACACCTCCGGATCCACCGGCCAACCCAAAGGCGTGGCTATCGCCCATGGTGCGCTGCGCGAGTTCTGCCAGAGTGCCGCCGATTACTCGACGTTGTCAGCCGCCGACCGCGTGCTGCAATTCGCAACCTTCAGCTTCGACGGCTTCGTCGAGCAATGCTTCCCGGCGTTGTGCGTCGGCGCGGCGTTGGTCATGCGTGACAATGAGCTGTGGGATGCCGGTCGACTGGCCGCGGAAATCGTCGATCAGGGCGTCACCGTCGCAGACTTGCCCGCCGCTTACTGGTTCCTGTTGGCCGGTGAATGTGCCAGTGGCGCGGTGCCAAACCTCGGTGATTTGCGCCAGGTTCACGTCGGTGGCGAAGCGATGTCGGTGGAAGGCCTGCGCCTGTGGCATCAGGCAGGCTTGAGCCACGTACGATTGCTCAACACCTACGGCCCGACCGAGGCGACCGTAGTGTCCAGCGTGCATGAATGCCGGCTGCAAGATGCCAGCGACGCGTTCGGCATTCCTATCGGTCGCGCCATCCCTGGCCGTGCGTTGTATGTGCTGGATTCGGCCGGGCAATTGCTGCCGGCCGATGGCGTCGGCGAATTGTGCATCGGCGCACCGGCCTGCCTGGCGCAAAGCTATTTCGACCGTCCGGCCCTGACCGCCGAACGCTTCCTGCCGGACCCGTTTGCCCGCGAGCCGGGTGCGCGGCTGTATCGCAGCGGCGACCTGGCGCGCTACAACGCCAAGGGTGATCTGGAATACGTCGGGCGGATTGACCATCAGGTGAAGATTCGTGGTTTCCGCATCGAGATGGGCGAGATCGAAGCCTGCCTGCAAGCGCGCGAGGATGTGCGTGAAGCGGCGGTCATCGCCCAGGACGGCACGCAACTGGTGGCGTACGTCGTGCCCAGCGGCGCGGTGGTTTCTCAAGCTGACTATCTGGAACAGCTCAAGACTGTTTTGCGTGAGTCGCTACCGGAATACATGGTGCCAAGCCACCTGATCCTGCTGGACAAGCTGCCGCTCAACAACAACGGCAAACTCGACCGCAGGACTTTGCCCCGTGCTGAAACCGTCGATGCACAACGTGAATTCGTGGCCCCGGCTCAAGGACTGGAAACGCAACTGGCGCTGATCTGGCAGGACGTGTTGCAGGTCGAACGCGTGGGCCGTGACGACAACTTCTTCGAATTGGGCGGTCATTCGTTGCTGGTGCTGCAAGTGATCTCCCGTGTGCGTCAGCAATTGCAACTTGAGCTGTCCGTGAGCAGCCTGTTCTCTGCCGCGAACCTGGCGCAATTCGCCCAACGCGCAGCGCGGGCCGAAACCAGCGGCCAACCGGCGCTGGAACGTGCGGCAGCGGATCAACCGCGAATCCTGTCCTACGCCCAGCAACGCCAGTGGATTCTCTGGCAACTGGACCCACAGAGTTCGGCCTACAACATCCCGGCGGCGCTGCGTCTCAAGGGTTCGCTGAACCGCCAAGCCATGCGCGTAGCCTTCACACAATTGCAGACGCGCCACGAAACCCTGCGCACGACCTTCGAACAGGACGGTCAGCAGGCGCGTCCGTTGGTGCACGTCGAAATGGCGTTGCAACTGAACGAGCGGTCAGTCGCCGATTCGCTGATCAACGACGCCGTGGCCGAAGAGATCGCCCGTCCGTTCGAGCTGCGCAACGGCCCGCTGTGGCGCGTGTTGCTGCTGCAAATCGGCGCCGAAGATCACGTGCTGGTGCTCACCGTGCACCACATCGCCGCCGATGGCTGGTCGATGCAGGTCATGGTCGATGAATTCAGCGCGTTGTATCAGGCTGCCGTCGCAGGTAGCGCTGCAAACCTGAATAGCTTGCCGGTGGATTACAGCGACTACGCACGCTGGCAGCGCGACTGGCTGGAAGCGGGCGAGGGCGCGCGGCAACTGGCGTGGTGGCGCGAGCAACTGGATGGCAGTCAGGCACCCCTCGAATTGCCGAGTGACCTGACCCGTCCGGCGCGCCGCAGTGGGCGCGGAGCGACACTGGCGTTGAACATCGACGGCGAACTGCTGGCCGGTCTGCGCCAACGCGCTCAGGACGAGCAAGTGACGCTGTTCATGTTGTTGCTGGCGAGTTTCCAGACCTTGCTGCATCGCCAGAGCGGGCAGTCGAGCATCAGCGTCGGCGTGCCTGGTGCCGGGCGTTCGCGCCTCGAAACAGAAGGTCTGATCGGCTTCTTCATCAACACCCAAGTGCTGCGTGCCGAGATCGACGGGCAACTGTCCTTCAGCACGTTGCTGCAACAGGTCAAGCAAGTGGCATTGGGTGCGCAGGCCCATCAGGATTTGCCGTTCGAGCAATTGGTCGATGCCTTGCAGCCGGACCGCAGCCTCAATCACAGCCCGTTGTTCCAGGTGCTCTACAACCATCAGCAGCAGTTGGGTGACAGCGTCGAGCGTGCCGTCGCCGACTTGCAGGTTGAACGCCTGCACTGGCAGCAACACACCGCGCAATTCGATCTGGTACTCGACACCCAGGAGCAGGGCGATGGACTCGACGCCAGCCTCAGCTACGCCACCGATCTGTACGACGAAGCATCAATGCAGCGTTTCGCCGAGCAGTGGCTGAACCTGCTGCGCGCCGTGGTCGTCGATCCACAGCAGCGCGTCGCCGAACTGCCGCTGCTGCAAGCGCAGGAATACGACGGCTTGATTCAGCACTGGAACCCGACGTTCGAAGCGCAACCGCCATCGCCAACGCTGCATCAGCTCTTCGAAGCACAAGCCGCGCAACGCCCGGACGCCATCGCCCTGTCCTGTGAAGGCGAGCACCTGAGCTACGCCGCGCTCAATGCCCAGGCCAACCGACTGGCGCACAAACTGCGCGAGCAGGGTGTGGGGCCGGAAGTGCGGGTCGGCATTGCCACCGAGCGGGCGATGCCGTTGGTGGTTGGCCTGTTGGCGATTCTCAAGGCCGGTGGTGCCTACGTGCCGCTTGACCCGCAGTACCCGGCCGAACGTTTGAGTTACATGATCGAAGACAGCGGCATCGCATTGCTGTTGACCCAACAACATCTGATCGACGGCTTGCCGGCTCGCGACGACGTACAGGTGTTGAGTCTGGAATCGTTGCAACTGGACACCTACGGCAGCGAAAACCCGCCGACCCTGGCGTCTGCGGACAACCTCGCCTACGTCATCTACACCTCTGGTTCCACCGGTCGGCCGAAAGGCGCATTGCTCAGCCATGGCAACGTCGGGCGTCTGCTGACTGCCACGGCCGCCGAGTTCAACTTCGGCGCGGACGATGTCTGGACCCTGTTCCATTCCTACGCCTTCGATTTTTCGGTGTGGGAGTTGTTTGGTTCGCTGTGCACTGGCGGGCGTCTGGTGATCGTGCCTTATGACATCAGCCGCGAGCCCCAGGCGTTTCACCGCTTGCTCTGCGATGAAGGCGTGACGGTGCTGAGCCAGACCCCGACGGCGTTCCGCCAACTGTTGCCGATTGCCTGCGCCAGTCCGCGCAATCTGGCGCTGCGGCAGGTGATTTTCGGCGGTGAAGCGCTGGAAGTTGCGAGCCTGCGTCCGTGGTTCGAACGCTTCGGCGACCAGCAACCGACCCTGGTCAACATGTACGGCATCACCGAAACCACCGTGCACGTGACTTATCGTGCGATCCGGTTGGCCGATCTCGACGGCAAGGCCCTGAGCCCGATCGGTTTGCCGATCCGCGACTTGCGCTGGTACTTGCTCGACAGCCAGTTGCAACCGGTGCCGGTCGGCGTGGCGGGCGAGTTGTACATCGCCGGTGCCGGTCTGTCGCGGGGTTATCACGGGCGCTTCGGCCTGACCGCCGAACGTTTTGTGCCGAGTCCGTTCGATGCCGGGCAACGCCTTTATCGCAGCGGCGACCTGGCGCGCCAGCGCGTCGATGGCAGCATCGACTACCTCGGGCGCATCGACCAGCAAGTGAAAATTCGCGGCTTCCGCATCGAACTCGGTGAAATCGAAGCCGCGCTGCTGGCGCAACCGGGCGTGCGTCAAGCGGTGCTGAGCGTGCATGCCGGCGACGGTGGGCCGCAGCTGTGTGCCTACCTCGTCGCCGAGCAAACCCCGTTCGATCCGATCAACTGGCGCGACAACCTGCGCGCTGCGCTCAAGGTCGACCTGCCGGAGTACATGGTGCCGAGCCACTGGCTGTTGCTCGACGAATTGCCACTGACCGGCAACGGCAAGCTCGACCGTAAAGCCTTGCCGCTGCCCGATGCGCAGGAATGGCAACGTCCGTTCGAAGCCCCCGAAGGCGACCGCGAACAGCAACTGGCGGCGATCTGGGCCGACGTGCTGGGCGTGGCGCAGATCGGCCGGCGCGACAACTTCTTTGAATTGGGCGGGCACTCGCTGCTTGCCGCCCAGGCCAGTGCCCGCGTGGAACTGGAACTGGGCATCGAGCTGCCGCTGCGCGCGCTGTTCGAGTCCACCGACCTTCAGGCTTATGCCGCCATGGCCGGGCAACACGCCCCGACTGACAACGATGCACGTCTGGATGCGCTTGAGTCGCTTCTCGACGAGATGGAGATCAATTGA